In one window of Falco cherrug isolate bFalChe1 chromosome 10, bFalChe1.pri, whole genome shotgun sequence DNA:
- the LOC102058085 gene encoding acyl-CoA 6-desaturase: protein MGKGGEKGGEPEAQSRFYTWEEIQKHNLRTDGWLVIQRKVYNVTQWVNRHPGGYRVISHCTGEDATDAFQAFHINPTLVQKFLKPLLIGELAPGEPSQGLDKNSQLVEDFRTLRKTAEDMNLFRANPLFFSLYLGHIIAMEVLAWLMVSYFGTGWITTLILACILTTSQAQAGWLQHDFGHLSVFKKSSWNHIVHKFIIGHLKGASANWWNHRHFQHHAKPNIFKKDPDVNMLHIFVLGDIQPVEYGKKKLKYLPYNHQHEYFFLIFPPLLIPVYFQIQIISTMIRRRFWADLAWAISYYMRYFITYIPFYGILGSLSLLTFVRFLESHWFVWVTQMNHIPMEIDCEKHRDWLSSQLAATCNIEQSFFNDWFTGHLNFQIEHHLFPTMPRHNFWKVKPLVKSLCAKHGVQYEEKPLGKAFADIIGSLKKSGDLWLDAYLHK from the exons ATGGGGAAAGGGGGTGAGAAAGGAGGGGAGCCGGAGGCGCAGAGCCGCTTCTATACCTGGGAGGAGATCCAGAAGCACAACCTGCGGACGGACGGCTGGCTGGTGATACAGCGAAAGGTGTATAATGTCACCCAGTGGGTAAACAGGCACCCGGGGGGCTACCGAGTGATCAGCCACTGCACCGGCGAGGATGCCACG GATGCATTCCAGGCCTTCCACATCAACCCCACCTTGGTTCAGAAGTTTCTCAAGCCATTACTTATTGGAGAGCTTGCTCCAGGGGAACCGAGCCAGGGCCTAGATAAAAAC TCCCAGCTGGTGGAGGATTTCCGGACCCTGAGGAAGACGGCAGAGGACATGAACTTGTTCAGAGCGAATCCTTTGTTTTTCTCGCTTTACTTGGGCCATATTATTGCCATGGAAGTGTTAGCTTGGTTAATGGTTTCATACTTTGGTACTGGCTGGATCACAACTCTCATCCTCGCCTGCATCCTTACAACTTCCCAG GCTCAGGCAGGGTGGCTGCAACATGATTTTGGGCACCTCTCCGTCTTTAAGAAGTCTTCTTGGAACCACATCGTCCACAAGTTTATCATTGGACACCTGAAG GGTGCCTCTGCAAACTGGTGGAACCATCGTCACTTCCAACACCACGCCAAGCCCAACATATTCAAGAAGGACCCAGATGTGAACATGCTGCATATTTttgtccttggagatattcagcCTGTTGAG TACGGCAAGAAGAAGCTGAAGTACCTGCCTTACAACCACCAGCACGAGTACTTCTTCCTCA TCTTCCCGCCTCTGCTCATCCCTGTATATTTCCAAATCCAAATTATCTCGACCATGATCAGGCGCAGGTTCTGGGCG GACCTAGCCTGGGCCATCAGCTACTACATGCGCTACTTCATCACATACATCCCGTTCTATGGCATTCTGGGATCCCTGTCTCTCCTCACTTTTGTCAG GTTTCTGGAGAGTCACTGGTTTGTGTGGGTCACCCAGATGAATCACATTCCAATGGAAATCGATTGTGAGAAGCACAGAGACTGGCTTAGCTCTCAG CTGGCCGCCACTTGCAATATCGAGCAGTCCTTTTTCAACGACTGGTTCACCGGGCACCTGAACTTCCAAATCGAGCACCA CTTGTTTCCAACAATGCCACGGCACAACTTCTGGAAGGTTAAGCCTCTGGTGAAGTCATTATGTGCCAAGCACGGAGTCCAATATGAAGAGAAGCCTCTTGGAAAAGCCTTCGCAGACATCATTGG GTCCCTAAAGAAATCTGGCGATCTATGGCTGGACGCTTACCTCCACAAGTGA